From one Paenibacillus terrae HPL-003 genomic stretch:
- a CDS encoding GNAT family N-acetyltransferase — protein MPHMIGERIVLREYRQEDIPEIRKWVNDPDITRGLSDVFTYPHSQTNSEAYVQMMIDGSSETKGFVIAHKDTLDYIGQLDLFKINWMNRHATLGIVIGRDDNLGKGYGREAIRLLQKFVFHTLNLNRLELEVYAYNERAYRCYLACGFKEEGRLREKLFREGQYYDIIQMGILRSEYEAVEQTTESR, from the coding sequence ATGCCACATATGATTGGGGAACGTATCGTACTGAGAGAGTATCGTCAGGAGGATATACCAGAAATACGAAAGTGGGTCAATGACCCGGATATTACACGCGGTTTGAGCGATGTTTTTACTTATCCTCATTCCCAGACGAATAGCGAAGCCTATGTACAGATGATGATCGACGGCAGTTCGGAGACGAAGGGCTTTGTCATTGCGCATAAAGACACACTGGACTATATCGGACAACTGGATTTATTTAAAATCAACTGGATGAATCGGCATGCCACGCTAGGCATTGTGATTGGACGCGATGATAACCTGGGCAAAGGCTACGGACGGGAAGCGATCCGGCTATTGCAGAAATTTGTATTTCATACGCTGAATCTGAATCGGCTGGAGCTGGAGGTCTATGCATACAACGAGCGTGCATATCGCTGCTATCTGGCCTGTGGCTTCAAGGAGGAAGGTCGGCTACGGGAAAAGCTGTTCAGGGAAGGCCAATACTATGACATCATTCAGATGGGGATTTTGCGAAGTGAGTACGAGGCTGTGGAGCAAACGACGGAATCTCGATAA
- a CDS encoding ABC transporter substrate-binding protein — MFKIRSVRQGSILLLALLLLVTTGCANGTGGTAEKENPDDTSPVTLTFFGGDASSNWNNMKDAIGQEIIKKTGVTLNGEHAVNGRGEEKFALMAASGEYPDLVYPKNDVGKLVDAGALIDLTDLIDKYGPNIKKVYGDYFNRIKYSHDDPAIYTIPTNLGVDHIAFDAQAGFEIQHQALEKLGYPKIRTVQDFEKALKDYVALYPTTNGQPTIPLSLDAEDWKIQITVTNPAVTATGGPDDGEYYIDPKTHKAILHYKRPEEREYFRWLNHMYNEGLLDKDTFVQKSDQYKSKIAAGRVIGLIDQEWNYQDAENALKASGKDEFTYAHFPVTLSEKYEDHSLQPLGFDAAYGIGITTSCKNPVRAIKFLDFLASDEGQILRNWGIEGQHYKIENGKRVIPPDVQQRKNTDNSAFMRESGIGLYWIWGPHYGDGIKDPSGNYYTTNYPEMITENYSQAEKKSLQAYNARTWKDLFPNEKDFPAKEWGAAYNMPVPTNTNYNVIYQKSQDIVRKRIPEAILAKSDQFDAVYDRMLQELDHAGVPKAEEIYTGLIQNRLKLWNEEK; from the coding sequence ATGTTCAAGATCAGGTCGGTACGACAAGGCTCCATCCTGCTTCTGGCTTTGTTGCTGCTCGTCACGACGGGCTGCGCGAATGGAACAGGCGGTACAGCAGAAAAGGAAAATCCCGATGATACCAGTCCTGTTACACTTACTTTTTTTGGTGGTGACGCCAGCTCGAACTGGAATAACATGAAGGATGCCATTGGACAGGAAATTATCAAAAAAACAGGCGTGACACTGAACGGAGAACATGCCGTCAATGGCCGGGGTGAGGAAAAGTTTGCTTTGATGGCTGCCAGCGGAGAGTATCCTGATCTGGTCTATCCCAAAAACGATGTCGGTAAGCTGGTCGATGCCGGGGCACTCATTGACTTAACCGACCTGATTGATAAATACGGCCCCAATATCAAGAAAGTGTACGGAGACTATTTTAACCGTATTAAATATAGCCATGACGACCCTGCCATCTATACCATTCCGACAAATTTGGGCGTAGATCACATCGCATTTGACGCACAAGCCGGGTTCGAAATCCAGCATCAGGCACTCGAGAAGCTCGGCTATCCGAAAATTCGCACTGTTCAGGATTTTGAAAAAGCGCTCAAGGACTATGTCGCCCTATATCCCACCACTAACGGTCAGCCTACCATCCCCCTCTCCCTTGATGCCGAAGATTGGAAAATTCAAATTACCGTGACAAATCCCGCAGTTACCGCTACAGGCGGCCCGGACGATGGAGAGTATTATATCGATCCCAAGACGCATAAAGCCATTCTCCACTATAAACGCCCGGAGGAACGGGAATATTTCCGCTGGCTGAATCATATGTACAACGAAGGACTGCTGGATAAGGATACTTTTGTGCAAAAAAGCGATCAATACAAGTCCAAAATCGCCGCAGGTCGTGTGATTGGACTCATTGATCAGGAGTGGAACTATCAGGATGCCGAAAATGCACTCAAAGCATCGGGCAAGGATGAATTTACCTACGCGCATTTCCCGGTCACGTTAAGCGAGAAATACGAGGATCATTCCCTCCAGCCGCTTGGCTTTGATGCAGCATACGGGATCGGAATTACGACCTCGTGCAAAAATCCCGTACGTGCCATCAAATTTCTGGATTTTCTGGCCTCCGACGAAGGACAAATTTTGCGCAACTGGGGAATCGAAGGCCAGCATTACAAGATAGAGAATGGCAAACGGGTTATTCCACCCGATGTGCAGCAACGTAAAAACACCGATAATTCCGCTTTTATGAGAGAGTCGGGCATCGGTTTATATTGGATATGGGGACCGCATTACGGTGACGGCATCAAGGACCCTTCCGGCAACTACTATACAACGAACTATCCAGAGATGATTACCGAAAATTACAGCCAGGCCGAAAAAAAATCCCTGCAAGCCTACAATGCTCGAACGTGGAAGGACCTGTTCCCGAACGAAAAGGATTTTCCAGCGAAAGAATGGGGTGCCGCCTACAACATGCCCGTTCCGACCAACACGAACTACAATGTCATTTATCAGAAGTCGCAGGACATTGTGCGCAAACGGATTCCCGAAGCTATACTCGCCAAGTCGGATCAATTTGATGCTGTCTATGACCGCATGCTCCAAGAGCTGGATCATGCAGGTGTGCCGAAGGCTGAAGAAATCTACACCGGACTGATCCAAAATCGGCTCAAGCTGTGGAACGAGGAAAAATAA
- a CDS encoding LacI family DNA-binding transcriptional regulator has protein sequence MRGKVTLQEIADAAGVSKFAVSRALSGKPGVSEETRAVLVKLAAQMGYFRNHPKTTGVEPRDTDAGEWSGTVLVLFPNIRHQNRESRYWGPVFEGISERLNGKGMNMLTLTEPSTEDMFSLLNPEAIKGIITVGSISTSILLNIYRMSIPVVMVDHWDAAFLSDTVFTDNRTCMSELMRNVLCRGYTRFQFVGNIDDAHSFYERWEAFRSALELGGIDLKQNGALLHMGAQKLAEELDKLTEDELPEMFVCVNDVTAGHVVDALKRKGIDVPRRCGVTGFDDTSEQMPIYATVRVDKELLGMRAVDQLLWRITNPDSPVEKKLLHAELVIREGEAPRLSQGNDDHEHPMSTIKYS, from the coding sequence ATGCGTGGAAAAGTAACGTTGCAGGAAATTGCGGATGCGGCTGGTGTTTCAAAGTTCGCTGTTTCGCGTGCATTGTCCGGCAAGCCCGGAGTAAGTGAGGAGACGAGGGCAGTGTTGGTCAAGCTGGCTGCCCAGATGGGCTATTTTCGCAATCATCCAAAGACAACGGGGGTGGAGCCTCGGGATACGGATGCCGGGGAATGGTCGGGAACTGTGCTGGTGTTATTTCCAAATATACGGCATCAGAACAGAGAATCCAGGTATTGGGGACCTGTGTTTGAAGGCATTTCTGAGCGCCTGAATGGAAAGGGTATGAATATGCTGACGTTAACGGAGCCTTCGACAGAGGATATGTTTTCTTTGCTGAACCCAGAAGCGATCAAGGGCATTATCACAGTGGGGTCGATTTCCACTTCTATATTGCTGAATATTTATCGAATGAGCATTCCGGTCGTCATGGTGGATCATTGGGATGCTGCGTTTTTAAGCGATACGGTGTTTACAGATAACCGCACATGCATGTCTGAACTCATGAGAAATGTGCTGTGCAGGGGCTATACCCGCTTTCAATTTGTCGGAAATATCGACGATGCTCACAGCTTCTATGAACGTTGGGAAGCTTTTCGCTCCGCACTGGAGCTTGGAGGAATAGACTTAAAGCAAAACGGAGCTTTGCTCCACATGGGAGCGCAGAAGCTTGCCGAGGAATTGGACAAGCTGACCGAGGATGAATTGCCGGAGATGTTTGTATGTGTGAATGATGTGACTGCCGGGCACGTGGTGGATGCGCTCAAACGAAAGGGAATTGACGTCCCAAGGCGCTGTGGAGTGACTGGTTTTGACGATACGAGCGAGCAGATGCCGATTTATGCTACGGTGAGAGTGGATAAGGAGTTGCTGGGAATGCGTGCGGTGGATCAACTGCTATGGCGTATAACCAACCCGGATTCGCCGGTCGAGAAAAAGCTGCTGCATGCGGAACTGGTTATACGGGAGGGGGAAGCGCCGCGGCTCAGTCAAGGAAATGATGATCATGAACACCCGATGAGTACAATCAAATATAGTTGA
- a CDS encoding beta-mannosidase has product MFNVTGLDNWRFREAQGDEWLSAKVPGCVHTDLLRHGKIPDPFIGTNEEKVQWIDKQDWIYEAHFEMSVEQLQCPCVELVLEGLDTYAEVKVNGHPVLSANNMFRMWRRDVKAWVQQGENRLEIAFRSPVAEDVPKLEQLGYALPAPNDQSEAGGLADKKVSVFARKAPYHYGWDWGPRLVTSGIWREVRVEAWSGLIIRDLFIRQDELSAEGARLTAVAEIENAGEIREADLRISADGREWLKPVRLQKGRQTVDLELYMEQPKLWWCRGLGEPHLYTFAAELVERDGGDVIAEKTVKTGLRSIRLVRERDAAGESFYFELNGVPVFAKGANHIPNDSFTTEVTRERYRHEIATAAASHMNMLRVWGGGIYEEDVFYELCDEYGLLIWQDFMFACSMYPGDQAFLDNVAKEAEDNIKRLRNHPCIALWCGNNEIDSAWAHYEEKGGWGWKKNYTPAQRERLWSDYETLFHRILPEVVHSWSPQTAYWPSSPLIGLSGDRKQHAHPSSTAGDVHYWGVWHASEPFENYHVHVGRFMSEYGFQSFPEYRSVRAYAEENDLELESVVMLAHQKNGAGNRLIKEYMERYMREPKDFKAFLPMSQILQAEAMKMAIEAHRRRKPYCMGTLYWQMNDCWPVASWSSMDYFGRWKALQYTAKRSFADVLLSVVDTEQGNKELHIVNDTLKPVQGTLRLTLLHIRGSKVIREEDIQVEQQANAAGPVHILPADKWLNGLNPAEHMLVARLIQNGEQVASCEVYFADTKEMDLPQPNIEVTEVQGSGESSFNLRSDVLARHVWLSAEQEGIFSDNHLDLAPGISKTVGFLALGRGGSAFEAASPGKLTVRSLVDWIQG; this is encoded by the coding sequence ATGTTCAATGTGACAGGGTTGGATAACTGGAGGTTTAGGGAAGCGCAAGGTGATGAGTGGCTTAGCGCGAAGGTACCGGGATGTGTGCATACGGACCTTTTACGACATGGCAAAATTCCTGATCCTTTTATAGGAACGAATGAGGAGAAGGTACAATGGATTGACAAACAGGACTGGATATACGAAGCCCATTTTGAAATGAGTGTGGAACAGCTTCAGTGCCCGTGTGTAGAACTGGTGTTGGAGGGCTTGGACACGTATGCGGAGGTAAAGGTGAATGGACACCCCGTTTTGTCGGCCAACAATATGTTTCGGATGTGGAGACGGGATGTAAAGGCATGGGTTCAACAGGGAGAGAATCGGCTGGAAATCGCGTTCCGTTCTCCAGTAGCTGAGGATGTGCCCAAGCTGGAACAACTGGGTTACGCTCTTCCTGCGCCGAATGATCAGTCCGAAGCAGGTGGTTTGGCGGACAAAAAGGTAAGCGTTTTCGCGCGTAAGGCTCCTTACCATTACGGTTGGGATTGGGGGCCGAGGTTGGTGACGAGTGGCATTTGGAGAGAGGTGCGCGTGGAGGCCTGGTCCGGCCTTATCATAAGGGACTTGTTTATCCGGCAGGATGAATTAAGTGCAGAGGGAGCTAGACTCACGGCTGTGGCAGAGATTGAGAATGCGGGTGAGATCAGAGAAGCCGATCTGCGTATTTCCGCTGACGGCAGGGAGTGGTTGAAGCCTGTTCGTTTGCAGAAGGGAAGGCAAACGGTGGATCTGGAATTGTATATGGAGCAGCCCAAGCTGTGGTGGTGCCGGGGGCTGGGAGAGCCGCATCTATATACGTTTGCAGCCGAGCTTGTGGAGCGGGATGGAGGAGATGTAATCGCGGAAAAAACGGTGAAGACGGGCTTGCGTTCGATTCGTCTTGTGCGTGAACGGGATGCGGCGGGAGAGAGCTTTTATTTTGAGCTGAACGGGGTTCCGGTGTTTGCGAAGGGAGCCAACCATATTCCGAATGACAGCTTTACCACGGAAGTGACACGGGAGAGGTATCGGCATGAGATTGCTACCGCTGCCGCCTCTCATATGAATATGTTGCGGGTCTGGGGCGGCGGTATTTATGAGGAAGACGTATTTTACGAGCTTTGCGATGAATACGGTTTATTGATATGGCAGGATTTTATGTTCGCGTGCAGTATGTACCCGGGCGATCAAGCTTTTTTGGACAATGTGGCTAAGGAAGCGGAGGACAACATCAAGCGTCTGCGCAATCATCCATGTATCGCGTTATGGTGCGGCAATAATGAGATTGATTCGGCTTGGGCGCATTATGAGGAGAAGGGAGGCTGGGGCTGGAAAAAGAATTATACGCCAGCGCAGCGAGAGCGCTTGTGGTCTGATTATGAGACGCTCTTTCACCGGATTTTACCGGAAGTAGTACACAGCTGGTCCCCGCAGACGGCATATTGGCCCTCGTCTCCACTGATCGGCCTGTCTGGAGACCGAAAGCAGCATGCTCATCCGTCCTCGACGGCTGGGGATGTTCATTACTGGGGGGTATGGCACGCATCGGAGCCGTTTGAGAATTACCATGTGCATGTGGGGCGCTTTATGAGTGAATATGGCTTTCAGTCCTTTCCCGAATACAGGTCCGTGCGCGCTTATGCGGAAGAGAACGATCTGGAGCTGGAATCTGTGGTAATGCTGGCGCATCAAAAGAACGGGGCGGGCAATCGCCTGATTAAAGAATATATGGAACGGTACATGCGGGAGCCGAAGGATTTCAAAGCCTTTCTTCCCATGAGTCAGATTTTACAGGCGGAAGCGATGAAAATGGCCATCGAGGCGCATCGGCGTCGCAAGCCTTACTGTATGGGCACATTGTATTGGCAAATGAATGATTGCTGGCCCGTTGCCTCCTGGTCGAGTATGGACTATTTTGGTCGCTGGAAAGCGCTGCAATATACGGCTAAGCGCAGCTTTGCCGATGTGCTACTGAGCGTGGTGGATACAGAGCAGGGGAATAAGGAGCTGCATATTGTCAACGATACGCTAAAACCTGTTCAAGGCACGCTGCGGCTGACGCTTTTGCATATCCGGGGTAGTAAGGTCATTCGTGAAGAGGACATTCAAGTAGAGCAGCAAGCTAATGCGGCGGGGCCAGTACATATACTGCCTGCGGACAAATGGCTGAATGGCTTGAACCCTGCTGAGCATATGCTGGTCGCACGTCTGATACAAAACGGTGAACAGGTGGCTTCCTGTGAAGTTTATTTTGCTGACACAAAAGAGATGGATTTGCCGCAGCCGAATATTGAAGTAACAGAGGTGCAGGGAAGCGGAGAAAGCAGCTTTAATCTTCGCTCAGATGTACTGGCGAGGCATGTATGGCTGTCCGCAGAGCAGGAAGGCATTTTCAGCGACAATCATCTGGATTTGGCTCCCGGTATTTCTAAAACGGTGGGATTTTTGGCTCTGGGCAGAGGGGGCTCGGCTTTTGAGGCAGCTTCTCCAGGCAAACTGACGGTACGCTCGTTGGTAGATTGGATACAGGGATAG
- a CDS encoding helix-turn-helix domain-containing protein codes for MMRKSWYRRLFFSYFPIFMLTVSILIFLSFLIVNEISRNETGKANRITTGFVMDSVEKSLTKVEMDVLSEAETNKSYSYFLNGQAQSGSTMLYGLAGSLRALKDNHELVHSIYIYRMKDQKVLTRSGLQDAKTFGDYPYIEQALQSEDRQWSPVREWKEPGKHTSDRVISMHKRLPLPFGGQGLLVINIGVYPLEQMIGQMTNSVVSYLVIKDGDGHTIYPAASGAGGAVKEEDGHQLTHLPSARLGWNFESGIRAGQLFEWVSVISYVWIVLGLAVVVLAVIYIIYVTRRNYRPIQLMMQRIQQLPSRPGEENNKDELWMIDHALQSLIRQTVDYEQQEHANVLIRRRQLFLDLMEGTTMETAAPRLDDLSPFVDGTQRDAIRVYAVMVVELHDLELEQSYTIEGPQAGSRSSNEHGGEDQRLSLSLLGVMQELAATYGWQGWAEWMSRERIAILLRTEDGDGEGLLAVKLQKMAQTGCEWLQGHLGVQLTIGIGGQTHELEYIKDSYRAAVSALRYRLTLGVRDIVTSDQVPQDNEIPLYTYLPLISETIRSFRLASHDWRGQLEGLFATMETDKLKDGDILTVIQWLQELLEREMREMKDVSGALDRYFNGPEAERWRCEVESAPSLALMHTVMLEHMTTVYRTYVAASETKSYRAMVSEMKQYIEEHYTNPDLSLNHLSERFDVSPKYASHLFKTEFDMKFVDFLTRLRMNHAQQMLCNTTETVQHIATQVGYANSITFGRVFKRVVGVTPGDYRKLRLKPEDSLTGGAL; via the coding sequence ATGATGCGAAAGAGCTGGTACAGGAGATTGTTTTTTTCCTATTTCCCGATTTTTATGTTGACCGTGTCTATTCTCATTTTTTTATCCTTCCTGATCGTGAATGAGATATCGCGTAATGAAACCGGGAAGGCAAATCGGATCACGACCGGATTTGTAATGGACAGTGTGGAAAAGTCGCTGACGAAGGTAGAAATGGACGTATTAAGTGAAGCGGAAACGAATAAGAGCTACAGCTACTTTCTGAATGGACAGGCGCAGAGCGGCAGCACGATGTTGTATGGTCTGGCAGGGAGCTTGCGTGCGCTCAAGGATAATCATGAATTGGTACATTCTATTTATATTTACAGGATGAAGGATCAAAAGGTACTTACCAGGAGCGGACTTCAGGATGCCAAGACATTTGGCGATTATCCGTATATCGAGCAGGCACTGCAGTCTGAGGATCGGCAGTGGTCTCCAGTGCGAGAATGGAAGGAGCCGGGCAAACATACGTCAGACCGTGTGATTTCGATGCATAAGCGGCTTCCGCTGCCGTTCGGGGGACAAGGGCTACTGGTGATCAATATCGGTGTGTATCCGTTGGAGCAAATGATCGGTCAAATGACGAATTCGGTGGTTTCTTATCTGGTGATTAAGGATGGCGATGGGCATACGATCTACCCGGCTGCATCCGGCGCAGGTGGAGCTGTAAAAGAGGAGGACGGACACCAATTAACTCATCTGCCGTCGGCTCGGCTGGGCTGGAACTTCGAAAGCGGCATTCGGGCCGGGCAACTGTTCGAGTGGGTGTCTGTGATTTCTTACGTTTGGATTGTACTCGGGCTGGCTGTTGTCGTATTGGCAGTGATCTACATTATTTATGTAACACGCAGAAATTACAGGCCGATTCAACTGATGATGCAGCGCATTCAACAATTGCCGAGCCGCCCCGGTGAGGAAAACAACAAGGATGAGCTGTGGATGATTGATCACGCGTTGCAAAGTCTGATTCGGCAAACGGTCGATTATGAGCAACAAGAGCATGCGAATGTACTCATTCGGCGGCGGCAACTGTTCCTTGACCTGATGGAAGGTACAACCATGGAAACGGCCGCGCCTCGTTTGGATGATCTGTCTCCTTTTGTGGATGGTACCCAGAGAGATGCTATCCGTGTTTACGCCGTCATGGTGGTAGAGCTGCATGATCTGGAACTGGAGCAGTCGTACACAATAGAAGGACCACAAGCGGGTAGTAGAAGTTCGAATGAGCATGGAGGTGAAGATCAGCGCCTAAGCCTGTCGTTGCTTGGTGTGATGCAGGAGCTTGCAGCCACTTATGGTTGGCAGGGCTGGGCAGAATGGATGAGCCGCGAAAGAATTGCCATTTTGCTGCGGACAGAGGATGGTGATGGGGAAGGGTTGCTGGCTGTGAAGCTGCAGAAGATGGCGCAAACGGGCTGCGAGTGGCTACAGGGCCATCTGGGTGTACAGCTCACCATCGGAATTGGTGGTCAAACTCACGAGTTGGAGTATATTAAGGATTCCTATCGGGCGGCTGTTTCTGCCCTTCGGTATCGGCTAACGCTTGGGGTACGCGATATTGTGACTAGTGACCAGGTTCCGCAGGACAATGAAATTCCGTTATATACGTATCTGCCGTTGATTTCAGAGACGATCCGTTCTTTTCGGCTGGCAAGCCATGATTGGCGTGGACAGTTGGAAGGTCTGTTCGCAACGATGGAAACGGACAAGTTGAAGGACGGGGATATTTTAACCGTGATTCAGTGGTTACAGGAGCTGCTGGAAAGGGAAATGCGCGAGATGAAGGATGTGTCGGGCGCATTGGATCGTTATTTTAACGGCCCGGAGGCGGAGAGGTGGAGATGTGAGGTGGAATCTGCTCCTTCGCTGGCCCTGATGCACACCGTGATGCTGGAACACATGACCACCGTGTACCGGACTTATGTTGCAGCTAGTGAAACCAAGAGTTATCGGGCTATGGTCAGTGAGATGAAACAGTATATTGAAGAGCATTATACGAACCCGGATTTATCTTTGAATCATTTGAGCGAACGTTTTGATGTGTCGCCTAAATATGCCAGTCATCTATTTAAAACTGAGTTTGATATGAAATTCGTGGATTTTTTGACCCGGTTACGTATGAACCATGCCCAGCAAATGCTGTGCAACACTACAGAGACGGTTCAACATATTGCCACTCAGGTCGGTTATGCCAATTCGATTACCTTTGGACGGGTGTTTAAGCGTGTGGTTGGTGTAACGCCGGGAGATTATCGCAAGCTGAGATTGAAGCCGGAGGATTCATTAACAGGGGGAGCGCTTTAG
- a CDS encoding ROK family protein, whose translation MADIDVQKQYGDEPKASGWAAGIDVGGTKTLICIGTAERQVIVRHKIPTVHTKDAAFFFERLFEELESCFKQEGLTMEQLQGIGIGFPGVVDNDSGMITHAPALQWSMHDSTRDSGTHGGIRSVIGQRYSGRLVLDNDVNMAALGEQWLGAARGLRHVMMVTVGTGIGSGLILNGELYKGAANGAGEMAYWIAGEEQARQAAKWKGTNEFGVFESLTSGTAITHSVKSALASGIPGTHMVRLADGQREHVGARHVLQAASEGDVEAQTILEPALSHMAMALTNVISLLNPEMIVVGGGVAEGNTYYLDEIRQRVALWTDIPCTIVPAGLGNEAGAIGALATILGSKVR comes from the coding sequence ATGGCGGACATAGATGTACAAAAGCAATATGGGGATGAGCCGAAGGCTTCCGGCTGGGCAGCAGGCATTGATGTCGGCGGGACGAAGACGCTGATCTGTATCGGTACAGCGGAACGGCAAGTGATAGTGAGGCATAAAATTCCGACGGTTCATACGAAGGATGCAGCCTTTTTCTTTGAGCGTCTGTTCGAGGAACTGGAAAGCTGTTTCAAACAGGAAGGCTTGACGATGGAGCAATTACAAGGAATCGGGATCGGCTTTCCTGGTGTGGTAGATAACGATAGCGGCATGATCACTCATGCTCCGGCGCTCCAATGGAGTATGCACGACAGCACACGTGACAGTGGTACGCATGGCGGTATACGATCTGTCATTGGACAGCGCTATAGCGGACGCTTGGTGCTGGATAACGATGTGAATATGGCTGCGTTGGGAGAGCAATGGCTGGGGGCGGCCCGGGGATTACGTCATGTGATGATGGTAACGGTGGGCACAGGCATCGGAAGCGGTCTTATTTTGAACGGGGAGCTGTACAAGGGAGCGGCCAACGGAGCTGGTGAGATGGCCTACTGGATTGCAGGCGAGGAACAGGCGCGGCAAGCGGCAAAATGGAAAGGGACGAACGAGTTCGGTGTGTTCGAATCTTTAACGTCGGGTACGGCAATTACGCACAGTGTGAAGTCGGCGCTCGCGTCCGGCATACCGGGTACGCACATGGTCCGACTGGCGGATGGACAACGGGAGCATGTCGGGGCGCGACATGTTCTGCAAGCGGCATCCGAAGGAGATGTGGAAGCACAGACGATTCTGGAGCCTGCACTGTCCCATATGGCGATGGCCTTGACGAATGTGATCAGCTTGCTGAACCCGGAAATGATCGTTGTAGGCGGCGGTGTGGCAGAAGGGAACACGTATTATTTGGATGAAATTCGGCAAAGAGTAGCCTTATGGACAGACATTCCTTGTACCATTGTACCTGCTGGGCTGGGTAATGAAGCCGGGGCCATCGGAGCGCTGGCAACGATTCTGGGCAGCAAGGTACGCTAA
- a CDS encoding MFS transporter, whose translation MVGSQMLKLRGFYLFIGLAGGMFNPYLTLLLVQNGLTSTSVGALMAIGTLVSILVQPVWGIIVDQYRQMRLVLILSVAVPGIMAVCYQSEHFVLMALVYSIMAIFMATQAPIADSYAIVTAKKAGATYGSIRFMASIGNAVGGYAGGLFVSILSVSMIWVPFLVLNSLAALTALALPKNTEEDLVLRKSFSDGIGQLIRNRTFLIFLGGSFLVNQTLTAFNTYFVLAFKMSGGPTELVGVALLVASITNVPSMLLASRVIRRIGLERTLLLGAVAYMLRWGVQLAFPDPAVMIAVQVLHGLSFGFFYIAAVEYVSHVTEKDMQATGQSVFNMVFAGLAGIVGNLLNGYLLHAGGPQLMNLACLISATLGALMMVYVSRSRKDGKTEKVRKLSMSLPSETSPQK comes from the coding sequence ATGGTTGGCTCACAAATGCTGAAGCTGCGAGGCTTTTATTTGTTTATTGGTTTGGCAGGGGGGATGTTTAACCCGTATTTGACCTTATTGCTGGTTCAGAACGGTTTGACGAGTACCAGTGTTGGTGCGCTGATGGCGATCGGTACGCTGGTATCCATTCTGGTTCAGCCCGTATGGGGAATTATTGTGGATCAATACCGTCAAATGCGACTGGTGCTTATTTTGAGTGTAGCGGTCCCGGGGATCATGGCGGTATGTTATCAATCGGAGCATTTTGTGCTGATGGCGCTTGTCTATTCGATCATGGCTATATTCATGGCAACACAGGCGCCGATCGCTGATTCCTATGCGATCGTGACAGCAAAAAAGGCAGGGGCGACCTACGGCAGCATACGATTTATGGCGAGTATAGGTAATGCGGTGGGCGGCTATGCCGGAGGGCTGTTTGTGTCGATTCTATCGGTGTCCATGATATGGGTGCCTTTTTTGGTACTGAACAGTCTTGCGGCCCTGACGGCACTGGCGCTTCCGAAAAATACAGAGGAAGATCTGGTGTTGCGCAAATCGTTTTCTGATGGAATCGGTCAATTAATCCGTAACAGGACGTTTTTAATATTTTTGGGTGGCAGCTTTTTGGTGAACCAGACGTTGACCGCATTTAACACCTATTTTGTACTGGCCTTTAAAATGTCGGGAGGACCTACAGAGTTGGTCGGGGTTGCTCTGCTGGTTGCTTCCATTACGAATGTGCCCTCCATGCTGCTGGCTTCCAGGGTGATTCGCAGGATTGGGCTGGAGAGAACCCTTTTGCTAGGGGCTGTAGCCTATATGTTGCGCTGGGGAGTTCAACTGGCATTTCCTGATCCAGCGGTTATGATTGCTGTGCAGGTGTTGCATGGGTTGTCGTTTGGATTTTTCTACATCGCGGCCGTGGAATATGTATCACATGTGACGGAAAAGGATATGCAGGCCACCGGACAAAGTGTGTTCAATATGGTATTCGCCGGACTGGCGGGCATTGTAGGTAATCTGTTGAATGGATACCTCCTTCATGCCGGGGGGCCGCAGTTAATGAATCTCGCTTGTCTGATCAGCGCGACCTTAGGTGCGTTAATGATGGTTTATGTATCACGCAGCCGTAAAGATGGAAAGACAGAGAAGGTGCGCAAGCTATCCATGAGTCTTCCATCAGAGACTTCACCGCAGAAGTAG